Genomic window (candidate division KSB1 bacterium):
GCCCTGTTCCGCCAGCAGGGAGTTGTAACTCCGGATTGGCTTGTCCTGCGGCGCGCGGCAGGCGTAGAGGCGGAAAGGGCTGCGCGACAGGCCTTGGGTGCCTTCGCGCTGCCCTTTGTGGTCAAGCCGGACAATCAGGGCAGCACCGTCGGATTCAGCCTGGTCGAACACGCGGACCAGGTGCCGGCAGCTCTTCGCCTGGCCTGGACCTACGGGGATGCACTGGTTGAGCCTTTTATTGCAGGCCGTGAAGTGACGGTGGCTATTCTCGGGGAGGAAGCTCTGCCCGTTGTCGAGATTGTCCCGGAGCACGGGGTCTACGACTACGTGTGCAAGTACACGAAAGGCAAGAGCCAGTACATCGTCCCTGCCCAATTACCGGAGGAAACGGCCAGGAGGCTCCAGGTTGAAGCCCTTCGTGCGTACAAGGCCCTGGGTTGTAGGCACTACGCACGGGCCGACTTTCGCTTGCGGGACGATCAGGTCCCCTTCTGTCTGGAAATCAACACCGCTCCTGGCATGACGGAGCTGAGCCTGGTTCCCAAAGCCGCAAGGGCCGCGGGCATCTCTTTCGAGGACTTGTGCGACCGGCTGGTGACTCTGGCCGTCGAGGGAGATCGCGTGTGACCCTGGCAGAGTGGAGGGCTCGCTTCGGCCACCCCTGGCCTTTGATCGGGGTTGTGCATCTGCTACCCCTGCCGGGCAGCCCCCTCTATGGGGGTTCGTTCGAAGAGGTCCTCCGTCGCGCCGAGGAGGATGCCCGGGCGTACGAAGAGGCCGGATTTGACGCCGTGATCGTAGAGAACTTCGGCGATCGGCCGTTCTTCCCCAGCCGAGTCCCGCGGGAGACAGTGGCGGCGATGGCTGTAGCAGCCTGGGTCGTGCGCAAGAGCATCGAGCTCCCCGTGGGCGTCAATGTCCTTCGGAGCGACGGACCGTCGGCGCTGGCGATCGCAACCGTGGTGGGGGCGCAGTTTGTCCGCGTGAATGTCCACGTGGGCGCCGTGGTCACCGACCAGGGCCTGATCGAGGGAAAGGCCTGGGAGACTCTGCGGTTGCGGCGGGCCCTCGGCTCCCCTGTGTCGATCTTGGCCGATCTCCGGGTGAAACACGCAGCGCCCCTGGTCAGTCGAGAACTTCGGGTCGAGGCCCTGGAGGCGGTGGAACGGGGGCTGGCCGACGCCGTCATCATCACAGGGGAAAGCACGGGTCAAATCGCGCGCCTCGAGGAATTTCGGGAGGTCAGGGAAGCGTTGCAAGATGTGCCTGTGCTGGCGGGGAGTGGTGTGACGTCCGCCAATCTGGGATCCGTACTCCCCTGGACGGACGGGGCCATCGTGGGGACTTCGGTCAAGTGTTCCGGCAAGGTCACCGAGCCGGTGGACCGGGAGCGGGTGCGAGAGCTGCGACAAGTTCGGGACGCCCTCTTGGAGCAATATCCTACGAGGAGATGAGCGGAGAGCCATGGGACTGCGAGTCTACAACACATTGACGAGGAGCCTGGAAGACTTTCGTCCCTTGAACGAAGGGCGGGTGGGCATCTACGTGTGTGGCCCGACCGTTTACGATCACGCACACATCGGGCACGCCAAGAGTTATGTGAGCTTTGACGTGATCGTTCGCTACCTCCGGTATCTTGGCTACCAAGTACGCTACGTTCAGAACATTACGGACGTGGGGCACCTTCTTGACACCGGAGAGGATCGCATTCTCGTGGGCGCGGCGCGGGAGCGTGTCGAGCCTATGGAACTGGTCGAAATCTATATGCGCAGCTACTTCGAGGATATGGACGCCCTGAACGTCCAACGGCCCAACATCTCGCCCCGCGCCTCGGGTCACATCCCGGAGCAGATTGAGCTGGTGATGCGCTTGCTGGAGCGAGGCTACGCCTACGAGGTGAACGGTTCCGTCTACTTCGAGGTGGCCAAGTTCAAGAACTACGGGGAGCTTTCCGGCCGGAGGGTGGAAGACCAGCAGGCTGGGTATCGCGTGGAGATCAATCCAGAGAAGCGTCACCCAGCAGACTTCGCCCTGTGGAAGAGGGCAGAACCGGAGCACATCATGCGGTGGCGTAGCC
Coding sequences:
- a CDS encoding D-alanine--D-alanine ligase; this translates as ALFRQQGVVTPDWLVLRRAAGVEAERAARQALGAFALPFVVKPDNQGSTVGFSLVEHADQVPAALRLAWTYGDALVEPFIAGREVTVAILGEEALPVVEIVPEHGVYDYVCKYTKGKSQYIVPAQLPEETARRLQVEALRAYKALGCRHYARADFRLRDDQVPFCLEINTAPGMTELSLVPKAARAAGISFEDLCDRLVTLAVEGDRV
- a CDS encoding BtpA/SgcQ family protein, with amino-acid sequence MTLAEWRARFGHPWPLIGVVHLLPLPGSPLYGGSFEEVLRRAEEDARAYEEAGFDAVIVENFGDRPFFPSRVPRETVAAMAVAAWVVRKSIELPVGVNVLRSDGPSALAIATVVGAQFVRVNVHVGAVVTDQGLIEGKAWETLRLRRALGSPVSILADLRVKHAAPLVSRELRVEALEAVERGLADAVIITGESTGQIARLEEFREVREALQDVPVLAGSGVTSANLGSVLPWTDGAIVGTSVKCSGKVTEPVDRERVRELRQVRDALLEQYPTRR